A single region of the Streptomyces sp. NBC_00236 genome encodes:
- a CDS encoding MFS transporter — translation MRLLIVARAVNRLGAFSLSFLTVLITTSFGASTVVAGYISAAFGLATIPSRLAGGRLADRIGRRRTIVVGLTGCAVAQLGIALSEGLVSAACFAVLMGLAFEIYEPPSQAMIADVVAPGEQVRAYGLLNAALAVAGMGAGLLAAGLGRWDLRWLFVVDALTCLLCALTVHFVLPADHHTTTAATQQATTVAPWRDRSLLVMLAAGTLFGVVYLQIMIALPLALELRGLQPTDAGLLFTTSALTITAGQPLLRLNRLATLPEPAAFAGGYLLLALGLAGYALAHDLVIYIAATIVWSVGDLLLVGRAYAFVARLAPAGGKGRYLAVYGTSWGIGGIAAPLAGTQLLEHAGAAGLWGTMASACLVLAVLHPAWIRTADDGRERNATLARDQAACL, via the coding sequence GTGCGACTGCTGATTGTGGCGCGGGCGGTGAACCGGCTAGGGGCGTTCTCCCTGTCGTTCCTCACTGTGCTGATCACGACGAGCTTCGGTGCCAGTACCGTCGTCGCCGGGTACATCAGCGCCGCTTTCGGGCTGGCCACGATTCCTTCGCGCCTGGCCGGTGGTCGCCTGGCCGACCGTATCGGTCGACGCCGCACGATCGTGGTCGGGCTGACCGGGTGCGCGGTGGCGCAATTGGGCATCGCCTTGTCCGAGGGCCTGGTGTCGGCAGCCTGCTTCGCAGTGTTGATGGGGTTGGCCTTCGAGATCTACGAGCCGCCCAGCCAGGCGATGATCGCCGATGTTGTGGCGCCCGGTGAACAGGTCCGTGCCTATGGCCTGTTGAACGCGGCCCTGGCCGTAGCCGGCATGGGTGCGGGTCTTTTGGCAGCCGGGTTGGGGCGCTGGGACCTGCGGTGGCTTTTCGTGGTCGATGCCCTTACCTGCCTGCTCTGCGCGCTGACCGTGCATTTTGTCCTGCCCGCGGATCACCACACCACGACAGCGGCAACCCAGCAGGCGACCACCGTCGCCCCCTGGCGAGATCGCTCATTGCTCGTGATGCTCGCGGCAGGGACGCTGTTCGGGGTGGTCTATCTCCAGATCATGATCGCGCTGCCACTGGCCCTGGAACTGCGCGGGCTGCAACCGACTGACGCCGGACTGTTGTTCACCACGTCCGCCCTCACCATCACTGCCGGGCAGCCATTGCTGCGGCTCAATCGACTCGCCACACTCCCGGAACCTGCCGCCTTCGCCGGCGGCTATCTCCTGCTGGCCCTTGGCCTTGCCGGATACGCGCTTGCTCACGACCTGGTTATCTACATCGCGGCAACCATCGTATGGAGCGTGGGCGACCTGCTCCTCGTGGGCCGCGCGTACGCATTCGTCGCACGCCTGGCCCCCGCCGGCGGAAAGGGCCGATACCTGGCGGTCTATGGCACAAGCTGGGGCATCGGCGGGATCGCCGCCCCACTCGCCGGGACACAGCTGCTCGAGCACGCCGGAGCGGCAGGTCTCTGGGGCACGATGGCCTCCGCCTGCCTAGTCCTCGCGGTCCTGCATCCTGCCTGGATCCGCACCGCCGACGACGGCCGCGAACGGAACGCGACGCTCGCGCGGGATCAGGCTGCCTGTCTGTAG
- a CDS encoding CGNR zinc finger domain-containing protein, with amino-acid sequence MFDGHVVTLLDAAVSLVNTLTDGTRQGRPYTAPHGEQLPQAVHEALPLSSQRPTVEPGHAAYLAHTAQQMRAVFEAVDSGHIDQAAQLVNVLLGTAGARPQLDRVDGEPWQVHFHGSEDSLAVGWSAGCATALALAIGSNLAGRLGVCTAPLCDRVYVDASRNAVRHFCSTACRSRVKAAAFRARKASRG; translated from the coding sequence ATGTTCGATGGTCACGTTGTGACGCTGCTCGATGCGGCCGTCTCCCTCGTGAATACGCTGACCGACGGCACCCGACAGGGCCGCCCCTACACCGCCCCGCACGGGGAACAACTCCCGCAGGCGGTGCACGAAGCGCTACCGCTTTCGTCGCAACGTCCCACGGTCGAACCGGGTCACGCCGCCTATCTCGCGCACACCGCCCAGCAGATGCGGGCGGTGTTCGAGGCCGTCGACAGCGGCCACATCGATCAGGCGGCCCAGCTGGTAAACGTCCTGCTGGGCACCGCCGGCGCCCGCCCTCAGCTCGATCGCGTCGATGGCGAGCCCTGGCAAGTCCACTTCCACGGCTCCGAAGACAGCCTCGCCGTGGGATGGAGTGCCGGATGTGCCACCGCCCTGGCACTGGCGATCGGCAGCAACCTCGCCGGACGCCTCGGCGTCTGCACGGCCCCGCTCTGCGACCGCGTGTACGTGGACGCATCCCGTAACGCGGTCCGCCACTTCTGCTCCACCGCCTGCCGAAGCCGAGTCAAGGCAGCGGCCTTCCGGGCGCGCAAAGCGTCCCGGGGCTGA
- a CDS encoding PIN domain-containing protein, with protein sequence MNDVQNSIPHLPPGGSGDALHRTEQIKAMHAAVNPYDQWTLAATKKLLEVFADRSIPARMRGERYSSIVFGGHTADRLSQLLNRELNELRTYFMELGNELYRLKEKYAHHQGGRTLVLDTNDLLHYSRYDKIPWAGVYGKNAVVVIPHVVVDEIDKKSYATSDSIRKRARGVFGLLEQTLTDQRDGHAMAGGVRVEVLLDEPQHVRLPNNDDEIVARACELQQAVGPVQVTVLTGDNGMRARALAWGLNADKLPAKYRIEQVSTRARAEYLKSITALEEQPSALTPG encoded by the coding sequence GTGAACGACGTACAGAACTCCATCCCGCATCTACCGCCCGGAGGGAGCGGAGACGCTCTTCACCGCACGGAGCAGATCAAGGCGATGCATGCGGCGGTGAATCCGTACGACCAGTGGACGCTGGCGGCGACGAAGAAGCTGTTGGAGGTGTTCGCCGACAGGTCCATCCCGGCTCGGATGCGCGGCGAGCGCTACTCCAGCATCGTGTTCGGCGGCCACACGGCCGACCGCCTCTCGCAGCTGCTGAATCGTGAACTCAACGAGCTGCGAACGTACTTCATGGAGCTGGGCAACGAGCTGTACCGGCTGAAGGAGAAGTACGCCCACCACCAGGGCGGCCGGACCTTGGTCCTGGACACCAACGACCTGCTGCACTACTCCCGGTACGACAAGATCCCCTGGGCCGGCGTGTACGGGAAGAACGCCGTCGTCGTGATCCCCCACGTCGTCGTCGACGAGATCGACAAGAAGTCCTACGCGACCAGCGACTCCATCCGTAAGCGCGCCCGAGGCGTGTTCGGGCTGCTGGAGCAGACCCTCACCGATCAGCGTGACGGCCACGCGATGGCCGGCGGCGTGCGGGTCGAGGTGCTTCTCGACGAACCCCAGCACGTGAGGCTGCCGAACAACGACGACGAGATCGTGGCCCGTGCCTGCGAGCTCCAGCAGGCCGTCGGCCCGGTTCAGGTCACCGTGCTGACCGGAGACAACGGCATGCGGGCACGCGCGCTTGCGTGGGGCCTGAACGCCGACAAGCTGCCGGCCAAGTACCGGATCGAACAGGTCAGCACCCGCGCCAGGGCCGAGTACCTGAAATCCATCACGGCGCTGGAAGAGCAACCATCAGCGCTCACTCCCGGCTGA
- a CDS encoding organic hydroperoxide resistance protein — translation MSLYTAVATATGRDGRAVSSDGKLDVEMALQKELGGTGDGTNPEQLFAAGYAACFATSMQLVAQKKEISVSGMSVTAEVGLVPNGQGGFQLEVSLRTKLPDSLSREVGRALIEATHQVCPYSNATRGNIPVELLAE, via the coding sequence ATGAGCCTGTACACCGCCGTCGCGACCGCGACCGGCCGCGACGGCCGCGCCGTCAGTTCGGACGGCAAGTTGGACGTCGAGATGGCCCTCCAGAAAGAGTTGGGCGGGACCGGAGACGGCACCAACCCCGAACAGCTCTTCGCGGCGGGCTACGCGGCCTGTTTCGCCACCTCCATGCAGCTGGTGGCGCAGAAGAAGGAGATCAGCGTCTCGGGCATGTCGGTCACCGCCGAAGTCGGCCTCGTCCCCAACGGGCAGGGCGGCTTCCAGCTCGAAGTCAGCCTGCGGACGAAGCTACCGGACAGCCTGTCCCGAGAAGTCGGTCGCGCGCTCATCGAGGCCACCCACCAGGTTTGCCCGTACTCCAACGCCACGCGCGGCAACATCCCGGTCGAGCTGCTCGCCGAGTAA
- a CDS encoding AraC family transcriptional regulator: MDVLSDAIGVMRMGRPHSTEIRKHAPWGVRAEPFSGAGFHVVLEGTCWLIPPMGAAIALSVGDVVCLPHGCGHALADSPSTSLTGAHSASLREIAPGADDGKGATTVLLCGAYTLDQTRPHPLFEELPEVIHLPARLGHRTPLHAAVNLLGDEIANPDHGTEAVVSALLDIMLLYILRAWLDEQTDDGPATGWAATLRDPAITEALRHIHQEPAGQWTVEALGAKAGLSRAAFSRRFTSLVGKPPLGYLTWWRMTLAARLLRDSDKPVQTVAQRTGYTSEFAFAKAFKREYGLAPGRYRQQSRR, translated from the coding sequence ATGGACGTACTCAGCGATGCGATCGGCGTCATGCGTATGGGGCGCCCGCATTCCACTGAAATCCGCAAGCACGCTCCGTGGGGAGTGCGGGCCGAGCCGTTCTCCGGGGCCGGCTTCCACGTGGTGCTGGAAGGGACATGCTGGCTGATCCCGCCGATGGGCGCCGCGATCGCCCTGAGCGTGGGCGATGTGGTGTGCCTTCCGCACGGCTGCGGGCACGCTCTGGCCGACAGTCCGTCGACGTCCCTCACCGGCGCACACTCGGCGTCCCTGCGGGAGATAGCACCCGGTGCCGACGACGGCAAAGGGGCCACGACGGTCCTGCTGTGCGGCGCGTACACGCTCGATCAGACCCGGCCGCATCCGCTGTTCGAGGAACTGCCCGAGGTTATCCACCTTCCGGCACGTCTCGGCCACCGCACGCCGCTACATGCTGCCGTCAACCTGCTCGGCGACGAGATCGCCAACCCCGACCACGGAACCGAAGCGGTCGTATCGGCCCTGCTGGACATCATGCTGCTGTACATCCTGCGGGCCTGGCTCGACGAGCAAACCGACGACGGCCCGGCCACCGGGTGGGCCGCGACGCTCCGCGATCCGGCGATCACCGAAGCGCTGCGCCATATCCACCAGGAACCCGCCGGACAGTGGACGGTCGAAGCGCTGGGCGCGAAAGCCGGACTGTCGCGGGCGGCCTTCTCCCGCCGGTTCACCTCGCTGGTCGGCAAACCGCCGCTGGGCTACCTGACCTGGTGGCGGATGACGCTGGCGGCGCGACTGCTGCGCGACAGCGACAAGCCGGTACAGACCGTCGCGCAGCGCACCGGATACACCTCCGAATTCGCCTTCGCCAAAGCGTTCAAACGAGAGTACGGCTTGGCCCCCGGTCGGTACCGCCAGCAGTCGCGGAGGTAG
- a CDS encoding ATP-binding protein, with translation MRRVHLEAAEDHVERLAREHDPVGAVKELIWNALDADAIKVTVAIERSATGAVDKVMITDDGEGITPEGCTTAFERIGGSWKKHSHTTVGGRPLHGRAGQGRLRAFALGAFIRWTTVAKGIDGLRKTTVTAHNASRNDFQIGDSTPAGEPTGTLVEAWGRQSVVLDRLTADRARSLLTTEFAPYLARYPKVEIVFDGEKIDPTAVIQAQSEERVEFEHDGAMETAVVRIIEWDMRVDRELHLCDALGVPIDITETRIQAPGFDFTTYVLWDRMTEHRGDFLLGEASDGPVASLLAATREHLRSHFRKRAVERRKEVVDQWKDAGLYPYRAEPTSEAEKVERETFDIVASTIHRHMPRPAKHQKATLALLRESVKHQPSNVNRILDEVFRLTSDDKSELDRLLNRTSLSSIIRASTSVADRLDFLAALSHMVFDPEVKKLVKERSQLHKILENETWVFGEHYQLLVSDRSLNRVLDRHLGLIGRDNRSPQPVYRDDGSVGIVDLMLSRSRREHDRQQHLVVELKAPKVKVGDKELQQIKSYALAVVEDAQFADVRAEWDFWLVTSEMSKVLRAEARQAGRPRGCIWDLKENEYTVRVWVKTWSEVIDESKGRLQYFKEHFDHDPSVEQAIDYLRHSHLPYLPDALIPAPREGQTGDTGAGVSGSTDAAADLV, from the coding sequence ATGAGACGTGTGCACCTGGAAGCGGCCGAAGATCATGTCGAGCGCCTGGCGAGAGAGCACGATCCCGTGGGAGCCGTGAAGGAGCTCATTTGGAACGCGCTGGACGCGGACGCCATCAAGGTCACGGTGGCCATTGAGCGGTCGGCCACCGGTGCGGTGGACAAGGTCATGATTACGGACGACGGGGAGGGCATCACTCCTGAGGGGTGCACGACCGCTTTCGAGAGAATCGGTGGTTCGTGGAAGAAGCACAGCCACACGACGGTCGGCGGACGCCCCCTGCACGGCCGTGCGGGTCAAGGCCGTCTGCGTGCGTTCGCACTCGGCGCCTTCATCAGGTGGACCACCGTCGCCAAGGGAATTGACGGCCTGCGCAAGACAACGGTGACGGCGCACAACGCCTCGCGCAACGACTTCCAGATCGGCGACTCCACGCCCGCAGGAGAGCCCACGGGAACGCTGGTCGAGGCTTGGGGTCGGCAGTCGGTGGTTCTGGACCGCCTTACCGCCGATCGCGCACGGAGTCTGCTGACGACGGAGTTCGCTCCCTACCTGGCCAGGTATCCCAAGGTCGAGATCGTCTTCGATGGGGAGAAGATCGACCCCACTGCGGTCATCCAAGCGCAGTCCGAGGAGCGCGTCGAATTCGAGCACGACGGTGCTATGGAGACCGCTGTCGTCCGGATCATCGAGTGGGACATGCGGGTGGATCGCGAGCTCCACCTGTGCGATGCCCTCGGCGTCCCCATCGATATCACGGAAACCAGGATCCAGGCGCCCGGCTTCGATTTCACCACCTACGTCCTCTGGGACCGGATGACGGAACACCGGGGCGACTTCCTGCTGGGCGAAGCGTCCGACGGCCCGGTGGCATCCCTTCTGGCCGCCACGCGGGAACATCTGAGGTCGCACTTTCGGAAGCGGGCCGTGGAGCGCCGCAAGGAGGTGGTCGACCAGTGGAAGGACGCCGGCCTCTACCCGTACCGTGCCGAGCCAACCAGCGAGGCCGAGAAGGTCGAGCGGGAGACGTTCGACATCGTGGCGTCTACCATTCATCGCCACATGCCTCGGCCAGCGAAGCATCAAAAGGCCACGCTCGCCCTGCTGCGCGAATCGGTCAAGCACCAGCCAAGCAACGTGAACCGAATCCTCGACGAGGTCTTCCGACTCACGAGCGACGACAAGTCGGAGCTCGATCGCCTCCTGAATCGTACAAGCCTGTCGAGCATCATCAGAGCGTCCACGAGCGTCGCGGACCGGTTGGATTTCCTCGCGGCCCTCTCCCACATGGTCTTCGATCCGGAGGTCAAGAAGCTCGTCAAGGAGCGGTCGCAGCTCCACAAGATCCTTGAGAACGAGACGTGGGTGTTCGGCGAGCACTACCAGCTGCTCGTGAGCGATCGCTCCCTCAACCGTGTGCTCGATCGCCACCTCGGCCTCATCGGGCGGGACAACCGGAGCCCTCAGCCCGTGTACCGGGATGACGGGTCGGTGGGGATCGTCGACCTCATGCTGTCGAGATCCAGGCGCGAGCACGACCGACAGCAGCATCTGGTAGTGGAGTTGAAGGCGCCCAAGGTCAAAGTGGGTGACAAAGAGCTCCAGCAGATCAAAAGTTACGCGCTCGCCGTGGTCGAGGACGCCCAATTCGCGGACGTCCGGGCCGAGTGGGACTTCTGGCTCGTCACTTCAGAGATGAGCAAGGTCCTGAGAGCGGAAGCCAGGCAGGCGGGAAGGCCCCGCGGGTGCATCTGGGATCTGAAGGAGAACGAATACACCGTCCGCGTCTGGGTCAAGACGTGGTCAGAGGTGATCGACGAAAGCAAGGGCCGCCTGCAGTACTTCAAGGAGCACTTCGACCATGACCCGTCGGTGGAGCAGGCAATCGACTACCTGCGTCACTCCCACCTTCCGTACCTTCCAGATGCTCTTATTCCAGCTCCGCGTGAAGGGCAGACAGGCGACACCGGAGCCGGCGTCTCGGGGTCGACGGACGCAGCAGCGGATCTGGTGTGA
- a CDS encoding transposase: MAGVITASEPSWIVPFTGLSPRQFGKLVTVLRREGADAVRRGRPWSLPLEDRALLVAAYWRTNLTMRQLAPLFGVSKSAADRIIGHLGPMLALQPCKRFAKDAVLIVDGTLVPTRDHAIAAQSKNYRYSTNHQVVINADTRLIVVVGRPLAGNRNDCKAWEDSGAKAAVGRTMTIADGGYPGTGLVMPHRRRKGEELPEWKQAHNKSHKQVRARVEHVFARMKTWKILRDCRLKGDGVHHAMLGIARMHNLALAG; encoded by the coding sequence GTGGCTGGTGTGATCACGGCGTCGGAGCCGTCCTGGATAGTCCCGTTCACCGGGCTGAGCCCGCGCCAGTTCGGGAAGTTGGTGACGGTTCTGCGGCGCGAGGGTGCGGACGCAGTCCGCAGGGGCCGACCGTGGAGTCTGCCGTTGGAGGACCGGGCCCTATTGGTCGCGGCCTACTGGCGCACGAACCTGACCATGCGGCAGCTTGCCCCGCTGTTCGGGGTGTCCAAGTCGGCCGCGGACCGGATCATCGGCCACCTCGGGCCGATGCTCGCGCTCCAGCCCTGCAAGCGGTTCGCCAAGGACGCCGTGCTCATCGTGGACGGCACCCTGGTCCCCACCCGGGACCACGCGATTGCCGCGCAGTCCAAGAACTACAGGTACTCCACCAACCACCAGGTCGTCATCAACGCCGACACCCGACTGATCGTCGTGGTCGGCCGGCCGCTTGCCGGGAACCGCAACGACTGCAAGGCATGGGAGGATTCCGGCGCCAAAGCCGCCGTCGGCAGAACCATGACGATCGCCGACGGCGGCTACCCGGGCACCGGACTTGTCATGCCCCACCGCCGCCGCAAAGGCGAAGAACTGCCCGAGTGGAAGCAGGCGCACAACAAGTCTCACAAGCAGGTCCGCGCCCGCGTCGAGCACGTCTTCGCCCGCATGAAGACCTGGAAGATCCTTCGCGACTGCCGTCTCAAAGGCGACGGCGTCCATCACGCCATGCTCGGCATCGCCCGCATGCACAACCTCGCACTTGCGGGATAA
- a CDS encoding MFS transporter: MAEPATAPPPASNLRRIVAASLIGTTIEWYDFFLYGSAAALVFNKLFFPDSEPLVGTLLSFLTYAVGFAARPIGALVFGHYGDRLGRKKLLVLSLLMMGGATFAIGLLPTHATVGVAAPVLLTVLRLVQGFALGGEWGGAVLLVSEHGDAKRRGFWASWPQTGAPAGQLLATGVLSALTALMSDSAFEAWGWRIPFLLSGVLVIIGLWIRLSVDESPLFKAALAQAEERRASSGATEKMPVVAVLRHHWRDVLTAMGARMAENISYYVITAFILVYATTSADLSKQTALNAVLIASAIHFAVIPLWGALSDRVGRRPVYLVGAVGVGLWMFPFFALIDSRSFGSLLLAVTVGLFFHGAMYAPQAAFFSELFATRMRYSGASIGAQFSSVAAGAPAPLIATALLADYGSSTPIALYVIAAALITVVAVVCTKETRHRDLADMDPGPTQDVSAERPADAARSGA, from the coding sequence ATGGCCGAACCGGCAACCGCTCCCCCACCCGCCTCCAACCTCCGCCGCATCGTCGCCGCCAGCCTCATCGGCACGACCATCGAGTGGTACGACTTCTTTCTGTACGGATCAGCGGCCGCCCTGGTCTTCAACAAGCTGTTCTTCCCGGATTCCGAGCCGCTCGTCGGAACCCTGCTGTCCTTCCTCACGTACGCGGTCGGCTTCGCCGCCCGCCCCATCGGCGCACTGGTCTTCGGGCACTACGGCGACCGGCTCGGGCGCAAGAAGTTGCTGGTGCTCAGCCTGTTGATGATGGGCGGGGCCACCTTCGCGATCGGGCTCCTGCCGACGCACGCAACCGTCGGGGTCGCCGCTCCGGTGCTGCTCACCGTCCTGCGGCTGGTCCAGGGCTTCGCCCTCGGCGGTGAGTGGGGCGGGGCCGTGCTGCTGGTGTCGGAGCACGGTGATGCGAAGCGCCGCGGGTTCTGGGCCTCGTGGCCGCAGACCGGTGCGCCGGCCGGGCAGCTGCTCGCCACCGGGGTGCTGTCCGCGCTCACCGCGCTCATGTCGGACTCGGCCTTCGAGGCCTGGGGCTGGCGCATCCCGTTCCTGCTCTCCGGGGTGCTGGTGATCATCGGTTTGTGGATTCGTCTGTCTGTCGATGAATCGCCGTTGTTCAAGGCCGCGCTGGCACAGGCCGAGGAGCGCAGGGCCTCGTCCGGGGCGACGGAGAAGATGCCGGTCGTGGCCGTGCTCCGGCACCACTGGCGCGACGTGCTGACCGCCATGGGCGCCAGGATGGCGGAGAACATCAGCTACTACGTCATCACGGCGTTCATCCTCGTCTACGCGACGACATCGGCCGATCTGAGCAAGCAGACGGCGCTCAACGCCGTTCTCATCGCGTCGGCGATCCACTTCGCCGTCATTCCGCTGTGGGGTGCCCTGTCGGACCGGGTGGGACGCAGGCCCGTCTACCTGGTCGGCGCGGTCGGCGTGGGGCTCTGGATGTTCCCGTTCTTCGCGCTGATTGACAGCCGGAGCTTCGGGAGCCTGCTCCTCGCCGTCACGGTCGGGCTGTTCTTCCACGGGGCGATGTACGCACCGCAGGCGGCCTTCTTCTCCGAGCTGTTCGCGACGCGGATGCGGTACTCGGGTGCATCGATCGGCGCCCAGTTCTCGTCCGTCGCGGCCGGTGCCCCGGCACCGCTCATCGCCACCGCGCTGCTCGCCGACTACGGCAGTTCGACACCGATCGCGCTGTACGTGATCGCTGCCGCGCTCATCACCGTGGTGGCCGTCGTCTGTACCAAGGAGACCCGGCACCGGGACCTGGCCGACATGGACCCCGGTCCCACGCAGGACGTGTCCGCGGAGCGGCCGGCGGACGCGGCACGCAGTGGTGCGTAG